In Massilia antarctica, the following are encoded in one genomic region:
- a CDS encoding SDR family NAD(P)-dependent oxidoreductase — protein MTKIAIVTGASRGLGRNTALSIARGGHDVIITYQAREDEARAVVAEIEAMGRKAVAFQLDMGKVNAFAPFAARLRTVLRDTWQRDSFDHLVNNAGHGEHALIEQTTEAQFDSLVDVHFKGIFFLTQALLPLIADGGRIVNLSTGLTRMTFPGYAAYAAVKAAIETLSVYMAKEFGGRGITVNTVAPGAIETDFGGGAVRDNPELNQSVAGMTALGRVGLPDDIGPMIASLLSDNNRWVNAQRIEVSGGQGL, from the coding sequence ATGACCAAGATTGCCATCGTTACCGGCGCCAGCCGCGGCCTGGGCCGCAACACCGCGTTGAGCATCGCCCGTGGCGGCCATGACGTGATCATTACCTACCAGGCGCGCGAGGACGAGGCGCGCGCCGTCGTGGCCGAGATAGAGGCGATGGGACGCAAAGCCGTCGCCTTCCAGCTCGACATGGGCAAGGTCAATGCCTTCGCGCCCTTCGCCGCCAGGCTGCGCACCGTCCTGCGCGACACATGGCAGCGCGACAGCTTCGATCACCTTGTCAATAATGCCGGCCATGGCGAGCACGCGCTGATCGAACAGACCACCGAAGCCCAATTCGACAGCCTGGTCGACGTGCATTTCAAGGGCATTTTTTTCCTCACCCAGGCGCTGCTGCCGCTGATCGCCGACGGCGGGCGCATCGTCAACCTGTCGACGGGCCTGACGCGCATGACCTTCCCCGGCTACGCAGCCTATGCGGCGGTGAAGGCGGCAATCGAGACGCTGAGCGTGTACATGGCAAAGGAGTTCGGCGGCCGTGGCATTACCGTCAACACGGTGGCGCCGGGTGCGATCGAGACCGATTTCGGCGGCGGCGCGGTGCGCGACAACCCGGAGCTTAACCAGAGCGTCGCCGGCATGACGGCCCTTGGCCGGGTGGGTCTGCCGGACGATATCGGGCCGATGATCGCCAGCCTGCTGTCGGATAATAACCGCTGGGTCAACGCCCAGCGCATCGAAGTCTCCGGCGGCCAGGGCCTCTGA
- a CDS encoding AraC family transcriptional regulator, translating into MTDLLLNAVRRYVDAHADAAGMAQTPIAGLLTIRATAPTGLLHAVARPLVCLVLQGSKQVAMGKQCVTYHPGDSLLITADVPTISQVTRASVQAPYISLVLDLDPAVLSELTAQMMTLPRADGAPVQPTDAEVADAALRLMRLLERPASVPVLHAQLVRELHYWLLAGRHGAAIRRLAGPDGHAQRVARAVTLLRAEFAQALPVERLAATAGISPSSFHHHFRAATSLSPLQFQKHLRLIEARRLMMSDGVSASSAAFAVGYESVSQFTREYGRMFGLPPMKDTEAMGQRTHAPG; encoded by the coding sequence ATGACCGATCTCCTGCTCAACGCCGTTCGCCGCTACGTGGACGCGCATGCCGACGCCGCCGGCATGGCGCAAACGCCCATCGCCGGCCTGCTCACCATCCGCGCCACCGCGCCCACCGGCTTGCTGCACGCGGTTGCGCGGCCGCTGGTTTGTCTGGTACTTCAGGGAAGCAAGCAGGTGGCGATGGGGAAGCAGTGCGTGACCTACCACCCGGGCGACTCCTTGCTCATTACTGCGGACGTGCCGACCATCAGCCAGGTCACCCGCGCGAGCGTGCAAGCGCCGTATATCTCGCTGGTTCTCGATCTGGATCCGGCCGTGCTGTCCGAACTGACCGCGCAGATGATGACCTTGCCGCGCGCGGACGGCGCCCCCGTGCAACCGACCGATGCCGAGGTGGCCGATGCGGCGCTGCGCCTGATGCGCCTCCTTGAACGGCCGGCATCGGTGCCGGTGCTGCACGCCCAGCTGGTGCGCGAACTGCACTACTGGCTGCTGGCGGGGCGGCACGGAGCGGCCATTCGCCGGCTCGCCGGGCCGGACGGACATGCGCAGCGCGTGGCGCGCGCGGTCACCTTGCTGCGCGCCGAATTCGCGCAGGCGCTGCCGGTCGAACGCCTGGCCGCCACCGCCGGAATAAGTCCATCATCGTTCCACCATCACTTCCGCGCGGCGACCTCGCTCTCGCCGCTGCAATTCCAGAAGCACCTGCGGCTGATCGAGGCGCGCCGCCTGATGATGTCGGACGGCGTCTCGGCCAGCAGCGCGGCGTTTGCGGTCGGCTACGAGAGCGTGTCGCAGTTCACGCGCGAATATGGCCGCATGTTCGGCTTGCCGCCGATGAAGGATACGGAAGCGATGGGGCAGCGGACGCACGCGCCAGGGTAA
- a CDS encoding DNA internalization-related competence protein ComEC/Rec2, with protein sequence MRAAILGFACGAGLLQIQPVLPSPSTMAACAAIAVLLCCLRGVARLAMAGALAGFCWAALAAHLALAPALAKAVEGRDITVVGIVDSLPFRFDDGVRFNFKVERVLGEPVVVPPRVSLAWYAGYRDAAQAIGDVQPGERWQLVVRLQRPHGNMNPYGFDYEAWLLEQGVRATGYVRPEGGTTRRLDGFVFSLSNLVEHCRATLRERILRALPGKEYAGVIVALVVGDQRAIGQADWDVFNRTGIGHLISISGLHITMVAGLFASLASLLWRRSFFTDAQLPLLMPAPKVAALTGAAVALLYVLLAGFGVPAQRTLYMLTVVAAALWFGRLTQVSHVLCVALGVVVVLDPWAIASPGFWLSFGAVAAILFATTGRTVVRQPRWRGVLLVAAHTQYVVTLALVPLTMLLFSQVSIVSPLANAVAIPVVSFVVTPLALAGSMLPAPLSTLLLNAAHYAVQGLAWALAWCSGLRFAVWSAPAPEPWLFVFAVVGTLWMLAPRGWPHRWTGLAAWLPLLTAQPVSPPQGEVFVTAFDVGQGMALLIETGTHRLLYDTGPAYTRESNGANRVILPYLKARGIGFLDGVVVSHSDIDHAGGARTLLGALKVGWVSSSLWFDHPIVKAAPRHARCSGGQQWTWDGVRFEMLHPSVESYADASLKPNARGCVLRITAGVHSILLAADIEAAQEAKLVAGSAQLLRAEVLLAPHHGSGTSSTPVFLAAVQPRLVLFQVGYRNRYHHPKTEVVERYEKLGIERLRSDESGAIMLDSASGFAPVEYRREHARYWYGK encoded by the coding sequence ATGCGCGCCGCCATCCTGGGATTTGCCTGTGGCGCCGGCCTGCTGCAAATCCAGCCGGTGCTGCCATCACCATCGACCATGGCCGCATGCGCCGCCATCGCGGTCCTGCTTTGCTGTTTGCGCGGTGTTGCGAGGCTGGCCATGGCCGGTGCGCTCGCCGGTTTCTGCTGGGCCGCGCTGGCCGCCCATCTGGCCTTGGCGCCGGCGCTGGCCAAAGCCGTCGAGGGCCGCGACATCACGGTCGTCGGCATCGTCGACAGCCTGCCGTTCCGCTTCGATGACGGCGTGCGCTTCAATTTCAAGGTCGAAAGAGTGCTGGGCGAGCCGGTGGTGGTGCCGCCGCGGGTGTCGCTGGCGTGGTATGCCGGCTACCGCGACGCCGCGCAAGCGATCGGCGACGTGCAGCCCGGCGAACGCTGGCAGCTGGTCGTGCGCCTGCAACGCCCGCATGGAAACATGAACCCGTACGGCTTCGATTACGAGGCCTGGCTGCTGGAGCAGGGCGTGCGCGCCACCGGCTACGTGCGGCCGGAAGGCGGCACGACCCGGCGCCTGGACGGTTTCGTCTTCAGCTTGTCGAACCTGGTCGAACATTGCCGGGCCACCTTGCGCGAGCGTATCCTGCGCGCGCTGCCGGGCAAGGAATACGCCGGCGTGATCGTCGCCCTGGTCGTCGGCGACCAGCGCGCCATCGGGCAGGCCGACTGGGACGTGTTCAACCGCACCGGAATCGGCCACCTCATTTCCATCTCCGGCCTGCATATCACCATGGTGGCCGGACTGTTCGCGTCGCTCGCCTCCTTGCTGTGGCGGCGCTCGTTTTTCACCGATGCGCAACTGCCTTTGCTGATGCCGGCGCCGAAGGTGGCCGCCTTGACGGGCGCCGCGGTCGCGCTGTTGTACGTGCTGCTGGCCGGCTTCGGCGTGCCGGCGCAGCGCACTCTGTATATGTTGACCGTGGTCGCCGCCGCGCTCTGGTTCGGCCGGCTCACGCAGGTGTCGCACGTGCTGTGCGTGGCGCTCGGCGTGGTCGTCGTGCTCGATCCGTGGGCGATCGCTTCGCCCGGTTTCTGGCTGTCGTTCGGGGCCGTGGCGGCGATCCTGTTCGCGACCACCGGCCGCACCGTTGTCAGGCAGCCGCGCTGGCGCGGCGTGCTGCTGGTGGCCGCGCATACGCAGTATGTGGTCACGCTCGCGCTGGTTCCCCTGACGATGCTGCTGTTCTCGCAGGTGTCCATCGTCAGTCCGCTGGCCAACGCGGTGGCGATCCCGGTGGTCAGCTTCGTCGTCACGCCGCTCGCGCTGGCCGGCAGCATGCTGCCGGCACCCTTGTCCACCTTGCTGCTCAATGCCGCGCACTATGCCGTGCAGGGACTGGCCTGGGCGCTCGCATGGTGCTCGGGATTGCGTTTTGCGGTGTGGAGCGCACCGGCTCCCGAGCCGTGGCTGTTCGTGTTCGCGGTCGTCGGCACCTTGTGGATGCTCGCCCCGCGCGGCTGGCCGCACCGCTGGACCGGGCTGGCCGCGTGGCTGCCGCTGCTCACCGCCCAGCCTGTGTCTCCGCCGCAGGGCGAGGTGTTCGTGACCGCATTCGATGTCGGGCAGGGCATGGCGCTGTTGATCGAAACCGGCACGCACCGGCTGCTGTACGACACCGGACCGGCCTACACCCGCGAGTCGAACGGTGCCAACCGGGTGATCCTGCCGTACCTCAAGGCGCGCGGCATCGGCTTTCTCGACGGCGTGGTCGTCAGCCACAGCGACATTGACCATGCCGGCGGCGCGCGCACCTTGCTCGGCGCGCTCAAGGTCGGCTGGGTGTCGTCGTCGCTGTGGTTCGACCATCCGATCGTCAAGGCCGCGCCACGCCATGCCCGCTGCAGCGGCGGGCAGCAGTGGACCTGGGATGGCGTGCGCTTCGAGATGCTGCATCCGAGCGTGGAAAGCTATGCGGATGCCAGCCTCAAACCGAACGCGCGCGGCTGCGTGCTGCGGATCACGGCGGGCGTCCATTCCATCCTGCTGGCGGCCGATATCGAGGCCGCGCAGGAGGCGAAGCTGGTCGCCGGATCGGCGCAGCTGCTGCGCGCCGAGGTTTTGCTGGCGCCGCATCATGGCAGCGGTACCTCGTCGACACCGGTCTTCCTGGCCGCTGTGCAGCCACGCCTGGTGCTGTTCCAAGTCGGTTATCGCAACCGCTACCATCACCCCAAGACGGAGGTGGTGGAGCGCTACGAAAAACTAGGCATCGAACGCTTGCGCTCGGACGAATCGGGAGCGATCATGCTCGATTCGGCCAGCGGCTTCGCGCCGGTCGAATACCGGCGAGAACATGCGCGTTACTGGTACGGAAAGTAG
- a CDS encoding ATP-binding protein yields MGRLFWKFFLSILLAQLAATIGVGTVFWLRDQARAQAAIDSPRATGIDTAPSAEFMIDSAAATLKFGGSAALRELVSGSTRHSIFVIDANGREMLGRTVTPALRAQAERMLAHPARHNVVRTLTAPDGARFLVFVRWLDQRGPGGGPPEGRLPPPGGFGDGPRPGAPGDQGGPPPNRHLLPYITMTGATLASLLFAALLAWYFSRPIRALRGAFEAAAGGDLSPRFAAVTGVRGDELNDLGRDFDRMSAQLRGLMDGQRRLLHDVSHELRSPLARLQAAIGLAHQQPDKIGASLERIERESVRMDKLVGELLTLSRLEVSAALPRYEDIPLMDLIDEIVADARFEAEQCGRRIVLSGQAIVTVRGAPDLLWSAIENVIRNAIKHSGEGGLIEIGISADADRLQLSVCDRGPGVAQADLTSIFQPFFRSNATSNNVDGHGLGLAIAQRVIDAHRGTIQASNREGGGLRVDIMLPLAG; encoded by the coding sequence ATGGGCCGCCTGTTCTGGAAGTTCTTTTTGTCGATCCTGCTGGCGCAGCTGGCGGCAACCATTGGCGTGGGCACCGTGTTCTGGCTGCGCGACCAGGCGCGCGCGCAGGCGGCCATCGACTCGCCGCGCGCGACCGGCATCGATACCGCGCCGTCGGCCGAATTCATGATCGACAGCGCGGCCGCCACGCTCAAATTCGGCGGCAGCGCGGCCTTGCGCGAACTGGTGAGCGGCAGCACGCGCCACAGCATTTTCGTCATCGACGCAAACGGCCGCGAGATGCTGGGCCGGACCGTCACACCCGCATTGCGCGCCCAGGCCGAACGCATGCTGGCGCATCCGGCGCGCCACAATGTGGTGCGCACCCTGACGGCGCCGGACGGCGCGCGCTTCCTGGTGTTCGTGCGCTGGCTCGACCAGCGCGGACCGGGCGGCGGTCCGCCGGAAGGCCGCTTGCCCCCGCCGGGCGGCTTTGGCGACGGCCCGCGCCCAGGCGCTCCGGGTGACCAGGGCGGTCCGCCGCCGAATCGCCATCTGCTGCCCTATATCACGATGACCGGCGCGACCCTGGCCAGCCTGTTGTTCGCGGCCCTGCTGGCGTGGTATTTTTCCCGGCCGATCCGGGCCCTGCGCGGCGCCTTCGAAGCTGCCGCCGGCGGCGACCTGTCGCCCCGTTTTGCCGCCGTCACGGGCGTGCGCGGCGACGAGTTGAACGACTTGGGACGCGATTTCGACCGCATGAGCGCCCAGTTGCGCGGCCTGATGGATGGCCAGCGACGCCTGCTGCACGACGTCTCGCACGAACTGCGCTCGCCGCTGGCGCGCCTGCAGGCGGCCATCGGCCTGGCGCACCAGCAGCCGGACAAGATCGGTGCGTCGTTGGAGCGCATCGAGCGCGAGAGCGTGCGCATGGATAAGCTGGTCGGCGAGCTGCTGACCTTGTCGCGCCTCGAAGTGTCGGCCGCGCTGCCGCGCTACGAAGATATCCCCTTGATGGACCTGATCGACGAAATCGTGGCCGATGCGCGCTTCGAGGCGGAGCAATGCGGCCGCCGCATTGTGCTGTCGGGGCAGGCGATTGTGACCGTGCGCGGCGCGCCGGACCTGCTGTGGAGCGCGATCGAGAATGTCATTCGCAACGCCATCAAGCACAGTGGCGAAGGTGGCTTGATTGAGATAGGAATCAGCGCCGACGCCGACCGCCTGCAATTATCCGTGTGCGACCGCGGACCGGGCGTGGCGCAGGCGGATTTGACGTCGATCTTCCAGCCGTTCTTCCGCTCAAACGCGACCAGCAACAACGTCGACGGGCATGGACTGGGACTGGCGATCGCGCAGCGCGTGATTGATGCCCATCGCGGCACGATCCAAGCCAGCAACCGCGAAGGCGGCGGGCTGCGCGTCGATATCATGCTGCCGCTGGCTGGCTGA
- a CDS encoding response regulator transcription factor, which yields MNQVLLIDDDIELVGMFREYLEQEGFRVSCAHDGEAGAREALSGRSAIAVLDVMMPHMNGLETLRRIRAQSQLPVLMLTGRGDDTDRILGLELGADDYVTKPCTPRELTARIRAILRRTNAPRGDGEGITISVGKLSMQPAQRRASWDGAALELTSTEFNLLEVLARNAGRPVSKNDLSEQGLGRPMARFDRNIDVHLSSLRHKLGTLADGRSCLQTVYRLGYQLIRD from the coding sequence ATGAATCAAGTGCTACTCATCGATGACGACATTGAACTGGTCGGGATGTTCCGCGAATACCTGGAGCAGGAAGGATTTCGCGTCAGCTGCGCGCATGACGGCGAGGCCGGCGCGCGCGAGGCGCTGTCCGGGCGCAGCGCCATCGCGGTGCTCGACGTGATGATGCCGCACATGAATGGCCTGGAAACCTTGCGCCGCATCCGCGCGCAAAGTCAACTGCCGGTCCTCATGCTGACCGGCCGCGGCGACGACACCGACCGCATTCTCGGGCTGGAACTGGGCGCGGACGACTACGTGACCAAGCCGTGCACCCCGCGCGAACTGACGGCCCGCATCCGCGCCATCCTGCGCCGCACCAACGCGCCACGCGGCGATGGCGAAGGCATCACCATCAGCGTCGGCAAGCTGTCGATGCAGCCGGCGCAGCGCCGCGCCAGCTGGGACGGCGCTGCGCTGGAACTGACCAGCACCGAATTCAACCTGCTCGAAGTCCTGGCGCGCAACGCGGGCCGCCCGGTCAGCAAGAACGACCTGTCGGAACAGGGCCTGGGCCGGCCGATGGCGCGCTTCGACCGCAATATCGACGTCCACCTGAGCAGCCTGCGCCACAAGCTGGGCACCCTGGCCGACGGCCGCTCCTGCCTCCAGACGGTGTACCGTCTCGGTTACCAGCTGATTCGCGACTAG